TAATCAAGGGACTTAGCTTGCATCTACATAGGTCTACTTGTATCCAATAATCAAGGAATGGGTAAAAACTAAAAGGTTTGTAGGAGAGTTATTTCCGATAATCAAGGGATAGCTAAAATACATTCTCTAGTATAATTGTTTATTGGTTACTCAATAATCAAGAGAACCCAGGGGGAGTCCATCTTGGCATGAGCATGTTAGGTTTGGTTACTTAGACTTTGCACAAAGgaggttaggtgtgatgccttacaacccctttttcatttcatttgatcaaatctcttacactttgttagtttagtttgttttacttgcactttaattttaatatagttaaaatcaattcaaaagccGATTCACCACTTTACCATTGTCAATATCATTATTAATAGTTTTGACTTCCAAAGGGCCGagactattaatttgtaaaaagatagaCTCAGATTTTATTTTCGTGGTAATCTAACTTaaggtagagttactcaatctcTTGAGTacaatactcttacttttctcctttactaaaacttgacctcctatacttgggagtagAGCACATCATCCATAAATTGCAGACACTTTCATACTCAAGGATGTCCCCAAATTTTGTTGGATATTAACGTTGTGCACCATTGCTGCGCTACTTTGGTTAGTTGGCAAGGGTGGCAGTTTGGGAGGCATAATTAACAAACCTTCTTTTTGCAACCACAAGATGAGAGACCAACGTCAAGGCTGGACTTGCCTTCATTTATCAAGGTTGTTGTTGCATGTTTTTGAAAATCCGCAGCTTAGCAAGGGTTTTACTATTAAGATGACGAGAATTCTGTGGGCTActgatccttttctttttaagtttGGGTTTTCTTTAGATTCTCTTTGTTTTGGGAGAATTTCTAGAAATTACTTTTTTTTGGGAAGTTTTTggttatttttgtattttttttttaataataaatttAAATGGAGAGACTGGGGGTGGATTTCCGGTTGTAATGGCCCCCTTTCGTTTGGGATTGTGGGTGGGCGCTTTACGACCCAAATTGGCTATTACAAAagagctaatatcgcctaatcctctctctattgaaaaataaataaacaaaaataaaaaagatcaaGAGGGATGACATTCTTCCTCTCATATTTTATCACAACTAGAGTTGGAAGTTAAAATTATATCGAAGTCGAAAGTTCCAAGAGAAGAACCACTAGTTGTTGAGTCCCTCGGACGCTTAATCTCAGGATCTGCTACAACCAAAGACTCAATGCAGACACATCAAAAACGGAAGTTGTTAAGGAATGAGTCAATAATGCCAACACTTAAAAATGCACATATGTCAATAACTTATGAAAAGACCGGTGAACCAACTAATTAAAATCAAAGCATCACTAATTTTGGATTGCTTTCAACATTGCAATTGATTTTTAGCGATAGATAGTGTTAAACATTTACATTAACTAACAATACTTTTTGCAAGACAAATTACTCTAGAAAGCAGTTACGGCGCGCATTAATAGTGACATATTCATTAAATTAGGTAGACTGGTTTCATTTATTGGCAAACTAACTTAGCTTAATTTTGAATTAGTGATCTCGATTTAGTGAATGACTGTATGAAACAAATGTACTGCTATAAAGAACTAATTTACATGTGATTTGCCTATACATTAATGTATTGACACCTGCATCTACCACACACCCAATTATGAAATCTTAAAGGCAACGGGATTTAGACATGTTAGGCTAATCCATATGAACCAGACGCAAATGGTGCAAAAGTAATGGTTTGATAATGATATTGATGGGGACTTTTTTGTACAATGATTCAATCTGAATTGTCAATCCACGTGAGATCCACCTCTACACACTGGTTTTTCCTTTTCCTATAAAAGATCCCAACTTTCAGGGCTCAACGTAACGGGTGGTTTCTATGCAGCTACCTTCTCTCCCAGGCGGACACGTGGCAATGCCTCCCACGTTTTGACCAAACCCAGCCCCCTCTCTCCCCCCACCCTTTCACTACTCACCTACTATATATGTTATAtactctccattttcctttcttggtttcTAGCTCCAAGTTCTCAGCAACCCAGCAGCCCCAAACAACACCAAGGTTCGTGTGCTTTTAACTTTTTCTTTGTCAAAGTTCCAatcttttttttgttcattttcaaAAGTTTGAGTCTTTTAGTTTTTGGGTACATGTTTTAATTCACGTTGTCCGTATGTGAATCACTGAATCTTGTTAATGACGATCTTGTCTTTTCTGGGTTGTTGGCATATTGATTTACAAAGGCTTGTTTGGATTTATATTTAGGAAGATCTGAAtaccaaccatgaatggagtgTCTTCAACATCTCACTAGCTTATTTGCTATACCTTCATACCTTGTAAATTGGTATTAGAAGATTCAAATTTGGGCATATTCATCTGTCATCATTGTCTTCCTTATCAACCATTTACATCTACCAGCTCAAATCTTGATCTCTCCTTTTGAATTACAATAATTAGATTGATAAATTTACCATCATATGTTTGCTAATTGAACTATATGACTGTACATTGTTTGCTAATTGTTCATAACTGTTATTAATGGCAGCCTATGATATTTAATCTActattcaagaaaaaaaaacacagatctATATCATCTTTGCATGTTTGATTTTTCCTGCATCTGATTTTCTTTACTTTGAACTATTATTACCTGCCTATGGTTAGGGATGACTTCTGAGGAGAATGATGAAAAACCACATAAACCAACTCCCAAGTTAAATGAGAGGATTCTTTCATCTTTGTCAAGGAGATCAGTTGCTGCACACCCTTGGCACGATCTTGAAATTGGTACCTACAATATTTCGATCTCTTTTCATTGATGAGAAACTATAGAATGGAAGAAAGTATCTAATCAAACTCTTGTCTGCAGGTCCTACAGCTCCACATATTTTCAATGTGGTATGTATCTCACGGTAACTTTTTTGTCAAGTAACCAGCATAAACTGAGGCTTCTGTTCTCCAGGAATAGGTACTCATTGATCTTTTTGTTGGAATTAACGGTTCAGGTTGTTGAGATTACAAAGGGAAGCAAAGTCAAATACGAACTTGACAAGAAGACAGGATTAATTAAGGTATGAAAAAATAGTTACTTGTTTGACACCAAAGGGGAAGCTACATATTCTAAGATCCACGTTTCTGTTTTCATAAGTATCTAAGTTAAGATTGTCCTTTATGTTGAATTCTCAGGTTGATCGGATTTTGTACTCGTCTGTGGTCTATCCTCATAACTATGGCTTCATCCCTCGCACCTTGTGTGAAGACAATGATCCACTTGATGTTCTAGTCCTCATGCAGGTGCTTTCTTCGATATAATTTTCATGTTAATTTATTCTACAGATTCTTGTTAACTAAATTCTTTGAGTGGTTATGGAAGTTGGAACTCATATAATGCCAAAGGGACAAAATACATTACCAAATGCTACATTTTCCAATAAGCTACATGTGTCCCTACATATATAACCCAACCTACTGCATCGCATACTTTCATATTAGCTGATACATGAGTATTCATCAAATTCAATGAATTTAACAGGAACCTGTCCTTCCTGGTTGCTTTCTGCGAGCAAGAGCCATTGGAGTGATGCCTATGATTGACCAGGTACCATCCCTTAGCTCTCTAGAAAAGGGAGTAATGAACCCCTACCACATATTTCTATTATATTTTGTGCATCAACTTTCACAAATTGAGGAGTTCTCCTTTTAATTTAGGGAGAGAAAGATGATAAGATCATTGCAGTCTGTGCTGACGATCCAGAGTATACGCATTATACTGAACTCAATGACCTACCCCCTCACCGCCTTTCTGAAATCCGTCGCTTCTTTGAAGACTGTATCCTTCACAATCTTATGCTTAAACATGACGCCCATTATACTAATGTTTTTTGAACTTTACTTGAACATCATTCCCCAATGGGTTTCTTAACATATTTCTAGACAAGAAAAATGAGAACAAAGAGGTTGCGGTTAACGCCTTTTTGCCTGCCACATCCGCTCTTGAAGCTATCCAGTACTCCATGTAAATCTCTCTTGTAAAACTACAAGCTGTTTAACCATGGTGTCCTAAAGTTCTAGCATTCCTTACCATATTCCACTCTCCTGACATGTATGTTCTGGTGCAGGGATCTTTATGCTGAGTACATACTGCACACCTTAAGGCGGTAAACATTCCTATACAGGCTATATTCCACCAattacaataagtcattttgtCGATGGCAGAGGAAGATCTCAAGCAGAATTTCCCTAATTTTACATTTTGTACTTTGGATTATTATTGGTTCTTGTTTGGTTGATCAATTAAGCGAAAGGAAATTATAGAAACTGTTCGtttacatcatttttttttaggaagaCAATATATGCTTAAATTGGGTATTCCATTTTCAGTATGTCTGGTTTAAGCACTATTCAAGGAAGTATCATGTTCAGAGCTTATAGCTTCAATGTTATTGATGAGGTCAAAGGAGAAGGGGAAGGTTCAAACTCTGACCTTGGTTTGGAGGGAAAAATCCTCCCTACCACTTCAGCTACCCACTTCAAAGTAGCTTACCACAAGAAGAGTTCAACTTTCAATCTCATCAATGTAGCACCAAAATGCTTTCTGCCGAAGTCATTTCCTGTAACGCATAGTTTTCCATCAAAAATTCACTGTTCTCtacttttgagattttatttataattttatacaTACCAAGGATGAACTTATGGTAGAGAccaatttcatgattttttaaGCACCAgaattatatttttgttttctcattACCTTCATAAAGTCGTATTTTGAGAAACTTTACTTCAATTGCAGTGAATATAAGTGTTCTTATTCCGTCACCTAAAACATGCgaacaatctttttttttcttccttctttgttTCTACTATTTTCAGGAAGATCTGAATTTCGTAACAGAATCTGATGACAACGTTTCATGAAAATTCATAGCAATTTGCTATTTCGTGACAGAATCTGATGATAACGTTTCATGAAAATTCATCTGGATTTGTTACATCAATTTAATGAACACATTCAGCAGTCTAGCAGATCTAGGTGAAATATTGAGGCTGAAGACGGAAGCATTTAACTGTAAAAAATAGTTGCATCACCATCACTTGTATAACTTATTCAATAATTCCAATAGAAGAACTGCTGCCGAGTCTTTGGCTTTCTTGACACTCGGCATAGGCTCTCCTACGCATTCATCTATCCATCCCCTGTCAGTGGTATTCACGCGTACAGCAAACGTAAACTTCTTTGCATGTGCAGGGCCACCCTCATTGACACACCTAAAGATGAAAACATACCACATTCGTAAACAAATATAACCTTCAAATAATATGGAGGACTCTAGAGGTGGAAGTGACCCCATAACTAGAAGTCTTCAGAATTTCTCACCTGTAGAATGGCATAGGCCAGTTTTTACGCAAGCATATGTCATTCAAGGTTTGCCTGGTAAATGTTTGGCtaccattcttcttcttcttcccgttATCTTCCTCCTCCCTCTCCAGCCTCTCCTTTGCTTCAGCTGTGTCCTTATCTTTTAAAGCAGCAAGAGCATTCCTGGCAGCCAGTTTCTGTGCCATCTTCTTTTGTGGATTCTGAGCAATTCCCACCTTGACACCATCGATCAAGACTTCAACAGTAGCCAAATTGCCACTTCGACTGGCTTTGTATTCCAAGCCTTCAGCCTGTTGCTGGCATCTTTCTTGCAGCTCACGGACCGGATGCATTGGTAGTGTCTCTGGGGTCACCATTGGTTGAAGCAGAGGTTGAAACACCTAATAACATAAGAGATTGAAAGGGCAGCCATTCATGTATCAGTTCAACCCAATTCGTtacaaaaagaaatggaaaaaaaaagaggttgaGTAAGCTATGTTGACTGGGATTTACCTTCCAAACAACTGCAGTATCACGTCCACCATCGAGAAAAATGGCACCGGCAATAGATTCAATAATGTCACCAAGAACTTTGGGAGCTTTACAATCTCCCAAACCAAATGAGTTGAACCCAGGCTTTGTTAATTCATTTGCAGCTTCCTTCACAAAGTCATGAATCtgtaaacagaaaaaaaaaaaaaaaaaaaaaaaaaacaacgcaGTAAGGAAGGCCCGTCCATCGaagtattaaaaaaatagtaataataaattattctaaattaaaaaattaaaaaaattaaaaaaaaagccaaGGAAGAAACTGGCGAACCTGTCTTTCAAGAGCACTGGATCCATGTCGAAGGTGTAGATGGAGATTATGTTTTACAGCAACACGTGCAAAATTTTCATTGTTAACAGCAGCAGCTCTAAGATCGGTCAACCTGCCTGGAGGCAGATTTGTGTATGTGAAGAACAAGTGCTTTGTGATGAGATGATCTAAGACAGCATCACCCACAAACTCCAACCGCTGATAGCAGGCTACTCCAGAAGATGGTCGGGAAGCATGACTAATGGCTTCCACCAAGAGGCCCTTGTCTCTAAATTTAATATTCAAAGCACCCTCTAACGCATCAAAGTCGATGCTCCTAAGAATGCTATCTGGAACATTAGATGGCCTTGTTGTGCTCTCTATCTCATCAGCATTAAACTCTACATCAATTCCAACCCATTTCATGAGATGGTTAGCAGCATTTTTCCCACCTTCTACATAATAAACCCCAATAAGCGCTTCAACAACATCTGCAAGTGTCTTGCTTGACAGGACCCTATAAGAACTCAAGTCACTCTCCAGCTCGCCATCCTCCAATTCATCATCCTCATATTCATCAACCGGGTCATCTGTTTTCCGTCGAGTCACATCCTCTTGGTCAAACAAAGATGATTCTTCATCCTTTGTATACTCATCAAAGACAGGCAATACCCCAGGAGCCGCCCATCGAGACGGAGCAAAGCGATCTGCTTGGATATATGATTGAAGTCCTCTTTTCAATGCATAATGATACAAAACCATGTTACTGACCATTTGTTGTCTCATCCTAGTAAGCTGACCTTCGTGTTTCTGAGGGTATTTAAGAAAAAGATATCGACTAACAACCCATTTGAGGTAGGCATCACCCAGAAGCTCAGCTCTTTCATAGCAAAATGTCTCCTGGCATGAAGCAGCAGTCAATGCTTCCAAAATCTGCAGGCGAACGGCACAAGTCAATCAAAAAGCACTTAAAAGACCCTTTAAAATCAAAACTTGAGATGATCAAATACCTTAAAAGCAGGGACAGGATAATTTATTATCTCCTTAAGTTCAACCGCTAGCAGCATGCTTTCTACCCTTCTCATTATTGAGGGTAATCTTTGGGCTCCACGGACAAGTGATCCAGACAGTGGGTGTACTAAACAAAGCTCAGGAGGGAGAAATACATAGTATGTTTTGTCCAGAGACTCTTCTGATTCACCTTCAAGTTCTACATGAAAAGCTACATTAGCTAAAAGAAAAGGGGAAAATCAATCTAATTCTTTTAAGGACGGATATAAGGGGAGATGCATACCTTCCATGTGGTCAAACCGGGGGGACAGGAGATTCTTACAATATGAGACACCACGTCCTTTTATTAGAGGTTGTTTCTTATACATCAACTCAACTCCATACCTATAACAAAAAAAGGTCAAGCAGCCAAATGCACCCATTATCGtgcaagaagaaagaagaaagcttCTCATCTGTAAGGATATACAGCTATTGTCACTGGAAAATTACTGGAACATTCATTAATGAATCCAGATATTTTCCACCTGACAATAACAAATTATTTCCTTTCACAGATAAAGATTAGGCAGTGTTTGGTTCgtgaaaatgaaaacaaaaatcattACCCGACAAGGGAATATGAAAGATGTTTTCATTCACAATATTTTCTAAAAGCTGTTTTTGTTGGTTAAACAGAAAACAGTTTCAGAAAATCTAGAAACTAAACACAAGCCTTGGCTTTCCTCTTCCTTCAAGCACGTTTGCTGGGGTGCATTTGTAGCTATCCATTAGAACCAAGCTATTTCTAATTAGATCTAAAAAGGAATGATTAACTAGAAGAAAAGGATGGGAATGTGTATCATACTTTTGCTTGTAATAATCAGCATATGAGCTGTACTCCAGAGGGCCAAGATAACCTTCTTTCCTCGGGAAAGAGTTTTCTGCAGTCATATCATAGCATATTGAATCAACATAAAATCTCTTCCCCGAGTGAGCAGCTGTCACAATTTTCCCTACCAAATCTTCAACATTGGTACAACTATCTGCCATCATCAACTTGCGTTGCTGCAGATCCACATCCTTTCGCATTTCAAAGGCACCCCGATCAGGGATCACTCCAGCAGCTTTAACAACATCAAACTGTGCCACAGCTCCTCTGATACCATAGGTTGGATGGAATTTTTGCCCAAAAGCCATGCCATGACGCAGTTTACCAAAACCATACTCCCTTCTGTCACCTCCTAGGGTTCGCTCATTTGTGCCAAGGTAAACATCGGGCCTAGCTCTTTGAAGGGGATTGTTCCACGCATCTGCACCAAGTATATTTTCAACCAGATTCCAATTTATTTCTTTCATAGGATCTCCACATTTATCGCTAACCACGGGGACAAATAAATAAGCCTTTGCAGGATCCCAAGGAGTGGTGGAAGGTTCAACATCCACATCCAGTACAAT
This portion of the Rosa chinensis cultivar Old Blush chromosome 1, RchiOBHm-V2, whole genome shotgun sequence genome encodes:
- the LOC112182202 gene encoding soluble inorganic pyrophosphatase 1 — its product is MTSEENDEKPHKPTPKLNERILSSLSRRSVAAHPWHDLEIGPTAPHIFNVVVEITKGSKVKYELDKKTGLIKVDRILYSSVVYPHNYGFIPRTLCEDNDPLDVLVLMQEPVLPGCFLRARAIGVMPMIDQGEKDDKIIAVCADDPEYTHYTELNDLPPHRLSEIRRFFEDYKKNENKEVAVNAFLPATSALEAIQYSMDLYAEYILHTLRR